In Pleurocapsa sp. PCC 7319, the following are encoded in one genomic region:
- a CDS encoding DoxX family membrane protein: MSMNSILTKVFRPNVTPNFWNQTSWAILRAVVGIMMIHNGLDKLSNIESFAQAYVAYMGLPFPIFLSYVAAFTELIGAPLLIIGLITRPAALGLFATMCVAMYHHVLVAGFSIPYLELSAIYAACFLFFLINGAGLFSSDALITNWLDKSALSAQAKKIMLLEKSFNSAEAPKTVKK, encoded by the coding sequence ATGTCAATGAATTCAATTTTAACCAAAGTTTTTCGTCCTAATGTGACGCCTAATTTTTGGAATCAAACTTCCTGGGCAATACTTAGAGCTGTTGTCGGAATTATGATGATTCATAATGGTCTTGACAAACTATCTAATATTGAAAGTTTTGCACAAGCTTACGTTGCTTATATGGGGCTACCATTTCCCATCTTTTTGAGTTATGTTGCTGCTTTTACTGAGCTTATTGGAGCACCACTATTAATTATTGGTCTGATCACAAGACCTGCTGCTTTAGGATTATTTGCTACGATGTGCGTAGCTATGTACCATCATGTATTGGTTGCTGGGTTTAGTATTCCTTATCTGGAATTATCTGCCATATATGCCGCGTGTTTTTTGTTCTTTTTAATTAATGGTGCTGGTTTATTTTCTAGTGATGCTTTGATTACAAATTGGCTGGATAAATCTGCTCTGTCTGCCCAAGCAAAGAAAATTATGCTGTTGGAAAAAAGTTTCAATTCTGCGGAAGCACCCAAAACTGTAAAAAAATAA
- a CDS encoding GNAT family N-acetyltransferase, with protein MKQETQVRSANPDDVSLIYSFIKKKSEFDRSVGAYSGTIQVTEAKIQQTLFCSNPFAYVLFAESSQGAIGLALYGFRYSSFAGQPSIWLDDLYVDETMRSKGAGALLMNQLQHIALENNCTHLAWTADARNTRGLKFYRRLGAEIIDQKGDRCFFQWTPQVINHE; from the coding sequence ATGAAGCAAGAAACTCAAGTTCGCTCTGCTAATCCAGATGATGTATCTTTAATTTATTCATTTATTAAAAAAAAGTCGGAGTTTGATCGTAGTGTCGGAGCTTATTCAGGAACAATTCAAGTTACTGAAGCGAAAATACAGCAAACTCTTTTTTGTTCCAATCCTTTTGCTTATGTTCTCTTTGCAGAAAGTTCTCAAGGTGCTATTGGTTTGGCTTTGTATGGATTTAGATATTCTTCTTTTGCTGGGCAACCGAGTATTTGGCTTGACGATTTATACGTAGATGAAACTATGAGAAGTAAAGGTGCAGGAGCTTTGTTGATGAATCAATTACAGCACATTGCTCTAGAGAATAATTGCACTCATCTTGCCTGGACTGCGGATGCCCGAAATACACGCGGACTAAAATTTTATCGTCGTTTAGGTGCAGAAATTATTGACCAAAAAGGCGATCGCTGTTTTTTCCAATGGACTCCACAGGTAATCAATCATGAATAA
- a CDS encoding urease accessory protein UreF: MNNQQSAIKQKLALMQLSDSFFPSGSYTLSHGLESFVQQHKIQQTEDLIAFLQILLHNKIATCDLVALIHAYRASAANDLEMVKQVDAQLFTQTLIATTRKTQRQSGRALLMVAQSTWHHQQLELLEYDRLVNQFYCLHPVVFGVVGNIAGLNEIDTSLAFLHGFVSGLMGAAIRLGILGHLQAQQILLQLAPDIEAAYYTAFNMRLDEMWSCTPAIDLAQMRHPRLMSRLFAS, translated from the coding sequence ATGAATAATCAACAATCTGCAATTAAGCAAAAACTGGCTTTAATGCAATTATCTGACTCGTTCTTTCCTTCTGGCTCTTATACTCTCTCACATGGGTTAGAATCGTTTGTCCAACAGCATAAAATACAACAGACTGAAGATTTAATAGCGTTTTTACAAATACTCCTGCACAATAAAATTGCTACTTGCGATTTGGTAGCCTTGATTCATGCCTATCGTGCAAGTGCAGCAAATGACCTGGAAATGGTCAAGCAAGTTGATGCTCAATTATTTACTCAAACTTTGATTGCCACTACTCGCAAAACCCAACGTCAAAGTGGACGAGCATTATTGATGGTAGCGCAGTCTACTTGGCATCATCAACAATTGGAACTTTTGGAGTATGACCGTCTCGTAAATCAATTTTATTGTTTACATCCCGTTGTCTTTGGAGTGGTGGGAAACATCGCTGGTTTAAACGAAATAGATACATCGTTGGCTTTTTTACATGGTTTTGTTAGCGGTTTGATGGGTGCCGCAATTCGCCTAGGGATTTTAGGACACCTGCAAGCACAGCAAATATTACTCCAACTAGCACCAGATATTGAAGCAGCTTATTATACTGCATTTAACATGAGATTAGATGAGATGTGGTCTTGTACACCGGCGATCGATTTAGCACAGATGCGCCATCCGAGATTAATGAGTCGTTTGTTTGCTAGTTGA
- a CDS encoding four helix bundle protein: protein MALKEASETRYWIDITIQSETISEKKFSSMIDEINK from the coding sequence ATAGCCTTAAAAGAAGCCAGTGAAACACGCTATTGGATTGATATAACGATTCAATCTGAAACTATATCAGAAAAGAAATTTAGCTCGATGATTGATGAAATAAATAAATAA
- a CDS encoding IS110 family transposase, with translation MKPIGRSQKSQKKSSKRQEPEIKVINPHSAGIDIGSREHWVCVPIAATESNVRCFGCSTPDLLALANWLSECGVTSIALESTGVEWIPLFNILSQHNFQVCLVNAHNVKTVPGRKSDVQDCQWLQQLHSYGLLAPSFIPEGEITVLRSYLRQRENLIQASSTHVQRMQKALTQMNLQLHKVISDLTGVTGLNILRAIIAGERNPQTLAKLAHRRIKSSPQQIRDALTGNYRPEMVFILHQELSCYQFYQQQIGLLEEQIEQCLSKLPSQTKETPPLNSQKKCRRSIKSGFDLHSHLYRIAGVDFTSIDGLSVVTVQTILSEVGLDPTKFKSAKHFSSWLGLCPGCRITGGKVKSSQTRRVNNRAATAFRLAAQAVSRSHSALGAFYRRIRSRAGAPKAITATAHKIARLFYTLWTKKESYLDRGADYYEQKYQERLIKNLKQRAKSLGLEVVEASST, from the coding sequence ATGAAGCCAATTGGTCGAAGCCAAAAATCCCAGAAAAAAAGTAGCAAAAGACAGGAGCCAGAAATAAAAGTCATCAATCCGCACTCGGCGGGAATTGATATTGGCTCAAGAGAGCATTGGGTTTGTGTACCTATAGCAGCAACAGAATCTAATGTTCGTTGTTTTGGGTGTAGTACACCAGATTTACTAGCTCTGGCAAATTGGTTAAGTGAATGCGGTGTGACGAGTATTGCCCTCGAATCGACGGGAGTAGAATGGATACCTTTATTTAACATCTTAAGTCAGCATAACTTCCAAGTCTGTTTAGTCAATGCTCACAATGTAAAAACAGTACCAGGAAGAAAAAGCGATGTCCAAGATTGTCAATGGTTACAACAACTGCATAGTTATGGCTTACTTGCACCTTCCTTTATCCCCGAAGGAGAAATAACTGTACTGAGAAGCTATTTAAGACAACGAGAAAATTTGATTCAAGCTAGTTCGACTCATGTGCAAAGAATGCAAAAAGCTTTAACACAGATGAATTTGCAGTTGCATAAAGTCATTAGCGATCTTACAGGGGTGACAGGATTAAATATTCTGAGGGCCATTATTGCTGGGGAAAGAAATCCACAAACCTTAGCCAAATTAGCACACCGAAGAATTAAAAGTAGTCCACAACAAATTAGAGATGCCCTAACGGGTAATTATCGTCCAGAAATGGTTTTTATTTTGCATCAAGAATTATCTTGTTATCAATTTTATCAACAACAAATCGGATTATTAGAGGAACAAATCGAACAATGTCTCAGTAAATTGCCCTCCCAAACAAAAGAGACTCCGCCCCTAAATAGCCAGAAAAAGTGTCGTCGCTCAATCAAATCAGGGTTCGACTTACATTCTCATCTCTATCGTATTGCGGGAGTAGATTTTACCAGCATTGATGGTTTAAGTGTAGTCACAGTGCAAACCATCCTCAGTGAAGTAGGATTAGACCCGACTAAATTTAAGAGTGCTAAACATTTCAGCTCTTGGCTCGGATTATGTCCTGGTTGTCGGATTACAGGGGGCAAAGTTAAAAGTTCTCAGACTCGTCGAGTTAACAATCGAGCTGCAACAGCTTTTCGATTGGCAGCTCAAGCTGTTAGTCGTTCTCATTCAGCTTTGGGCGCATTTTATCGACGCATTCGCTCCCGTGCTGGCGCACCCAAGGCCATTACTGCTACAGCACACAAAATTGCTCGTCTATTCTATACTCTCTGGACAAAAAAAGAATCTTATCTCGATCGTGGAGCTGATTACTATGAACAAAAATATCAAGAAAGACTCATCAAAAATCTCAAGCAAAGAGCAAAATCCCTTGGTTTAGAAGTAGTTGAGGCATCTTCTACTTGA
- a CDS encoding NAD(P)H-quinone oxidoreductase subunit 4 — translation MINTHIPWLTIVTVFPLLAALFIPFIPDKDGKTVRWYAFGVGLIDLALIAFVSWQHYDFHNPAFQLVETYSWLPQLGLSWSLGADDLSWPLVMLTGVVTTLSIFAAWKVQTKPRLFYFLLLAMYSAQIGVFLAKDLLLFFLMWELELVPVYLLISIWGGPKRRYAATKFILYTALGSVFILAAGLALAFYGGTTTFDIEALSLKQYPLALEILAYTGFLISFGVKLPIFPFHTWLPDAHGEASAPISMVLAGVLLKMGGYALIRMNIEMLADAHVYFAPVLIVLGIVNIVYGAFAAFAQTNIKRRMAYSSISHMGFVLIGIACFNDLGLSGAMLQMLSHGLIAASLFFLCGVAYERTHTLWLDEMSGLAQKMPKTFALFTAGCFASLALPGMSGFVGEITIFLGLTTSDAYTPTFKAVVIILAAVGLIMTPIYLLSMLRVLFYGAENPVLSVKDLVWSDAKPREIFITACLLIPIIGIGFYPKLVTQTYDAKTTEVAAHEHHILAHTSQMPELYASTKNHLVPELPHTETLGLLSVNEFERFTLSNIS, via the coding sequence ATGATTAATACTCATATTCCCTGGCTGACGATAGTCACCGTATTCCCGTTATTAGCTGCCTTGTTCATTCCCTTCATTCCCGATAAAGACGGCAAAACTGTCCGTTGGTATGCCTTCGGTGTTGGTCTGATTGATCTGGCTTTAATCGCTTTCGTTTCCTGGCAACATTACGATTTTCATAATCCCGCATTTCAGTTAGTCGAGACTTATTCCTGGCTCCCCCAACTCGGTCTGAGTTGGTCTCTGGGTGCTGATGACCTCTCTTGGCCCTTAGTCATGCTCACTGGAGTCGTCACTACTCTGTCGATCTTTGCCGCTTGGAAAGTTCAAACTAAGCCCCGCTTGTTTTACTTCCTCTTGTTGGCCATGTATAGCGCCCAGATTGGGGTCTTCCTCGCCAAAGATTTACTCTTATTCTTCCTCATGTGGGAATTAGAGTTGGTTCCTGTCTATCTACTGATTTCCATTTGGGGTGGTCCCAAACGTCGTTATGCTGCTACTAAGTTCATTCTCTACACCGCTCTCGGTTCGGTCTTTATCTTAGCTGCTGGTCTAGCTCTAGCTTTCTACGGTGGTACTACTACTTTTGATATCGAAGCTTTAAGTCTCAAACAATATCCTCTGGCATTAGAAATTCTCGCTTACACTGGTTTCTTAATCTCCTTTGGTGTCAAACTGCCCATCTTTCCTTTCCATACCTGGTTGCCCGATGCCCACGGTGAAGCTTCTGCTCCCATCTCCATGGTTTTAGCCGGTGTCTTGCTCAAAATGGGTGGTTATGCTCTGATTCGCATGAACATTGAAATGTTAGCTGATGCTCATGTTTATTTTGCTCCGGTCTTAATCGTCTTAGGAATTGTCAATATCGTCTACGGTGCCTTCGCTGCTTTTGCACAGACCAATATCAAACGCCGTATGGCCTACTCTTCAATTTCCCACATGGGTTTTGTCTTAATTGGTATTGCTTGCTTCAACGATTTGGGTTTGAGCGGTGCCATGTTACAAATGCTCTCTCACGGTTTGATTGCTGCTAGCCTCTTCTTCCTCTGTGGAGTTGCTTACGAACGCACCCATACTTTGTGGCTGGATGAAATGAGTGGCTTGGCTCAGAAAATGCCCAAAACCTTCGCTCTGTTCACTGCCGGTTGTTTTGCCTCTTTAGCTCTTCCTGGTATGAGTGGTTTTGTCGGCGAGATTACTATCTTCCTCGGTTTAACTACCAGCGATGCTTACACTCCTACTTTCAAAGCTGTGGTAATCATCTTGGCGGCAGTTGGATTGATTATGACTCCCATCTACTTGCTCTCGATGCTCAGAGTCCTCTTCTATGGTGCGGAAAATCCGGTCTTAAGTGTCAAAGACCTAGTTTGGTCCGATGCTAAACCTCGTGAAATCTTCATCACTGCTTGTCTTTTAATTCCCATCATTGGAATTGGTTTCTATCCTAAGTTAGTCACTCAAACTTACGATGCTAAAACTACCGAAGTAGCAGCACATGAACACCACATTTTAGCTCACACTTCACAGATGCCTGAACTCTATGCCTCAACCAAGAATCATCTTGTGCCTGAGCTGCCACACACTGAAACTCTCGGTTTACTTAGTGTCAACGAGTTCGAGCGATTCACTCTCTCCAACATCAGCTAG
- the fni gene encoding type 2 isopentenyl-diphosphate Delta-isomerase produces the protein MTNTQTRKADHLRICLEDDVQFRNLTNGLDKYRFEHSCLPELDLSDVDLSTKFLDKRLCSPVLISSMTGGTEQAKMINCRLAVAAQKYGLAMGVGSQRIAVENPDVAHTFAVRSLAPDAVLCANLGAIQLNYTYGIEQCLRVVDILEADALILHLNPLQECIQPHGDTNFKGLLTKIEQLCHQIDVPVIAKEVGNGISATMATKLIDAGVAVIDVAGAGGTSWAKVESERAENNLQRRLGKTFADWGISTADCIVQIREQYSNLPLIASGGLRNGMEIAKAIALGADLAGLAFPFLQAAAESEEALDELIELLIAEIKTVLFCTGNANLAELKRSQSLLKIK, from the coding sequence ATGACTAATACGCAAACTAGGAAAGCCGATCATCTGCGTATTTGTCTAGAAGACGACGTACAGTTTCGTAATTTGACTAATGGATTAGATAAGTACCGTTTCGAGCATTCCTGTTTACCAGAATTGGACTTGAGCGACGTTGATTTAAGTACTAAGTTTTTGGACAAAAGACTTTGTTCTCCTGTATTAATTTCTTCGATGACAGGGGGAACAGAGCAAGCCAAAATGATTAATTGCCGTCTGGCTGTAGCAGCGCAAAAATACGGTTTGGCGATGGGAGTTGGTTCACAACGTATTGCGGTCGAAAATCCTGATGTAGCTCATACTTTTGCTGTGCGATCGCTTGCTCCCGATGCTGTTCTATGTGCCAATTTAGGAGCGATCCAGCTTAATTATACCTATGGTATTGAACAGTGTTTGCGGGTAGTAGATATTTTAGAAGCAGATGCACTGATTCTGCACTTAAATCCTTTGCAAGAATGTATCCAACCCCACGGAGATACTAATTTCAAAGGCTTATTGACTAAAATTGAGCAACTTTGTCATCAGATTGATGTACCCGTCATTGCCAAAGAAGTTGGTAATGGTATTTCGGCAACTATGGCAACTAAACTGATTGATGCAGGAGTAGCCGTAATTGACGTGGCAGGGGCAGGAGGTACATCCTGGGCGAAAGTAGAGAGCGAAAGAGCTGAAAATAATTTACAGCGCAGATTAGGAAAAACTTTTGCCGATTGGGGTATTTCTACTGCCGACTGTATTGTACAAATTCGAGAGCAATACTCAAATTTACCTTTAATTGCCTCTGGAGGTTTGCGGAATGGCATGGAAATAGCCAAGGCGATCGCTCTAGGAGCAGATTTGGCAGGATTAGCTTTTCCATTTCTTCAGGCAGCAGCAGAATCTGAAGAGGCTTTAGATGAGTTGATTGAATTATTGATTGCCGAGATCAAAACAGTATTATTTTGTACTGGTAATGCTAATTTAGCTGAGTTAAAGCGATCTCAATCTTTGCTAAAAATCAAATAA
- a CDS encoding Stf0 family sulfotransferase, giving the protein MELAQIFQDIEETQFLNKLSSQDRLFFIGDTEPLEYIKNFFENLKQIDNNHYCHLSACNLDNILAIPQGSQQYRAIVIVSFKNEAVLFQEVKQKADKLKINIPTLRLFADVFINHLCKQKLWQSTVDRLEKPKVSYAILTTPRSGSTYFCELLDSTGIAGHPYEHLRLAAQELTRHCNFDYLRLLYNLMRYRTTSNGVFGTKFISHFLFEFQRAKPNFKQIFSSIDKYILLVRKDKVAQAVSLVLAQKTEIWHLHSNLSQNNPNYQAYQSKLGDIEINDVLLSEVEQKFQFIQNQEARLKKILTANQIEPLVLVYEDIVEAPELQINRILNFLEIEKPEQYQMRISSGIKKMPSNISQEIIRQFKQRKSTVC; this is encoded by the coding sequence ATGGAATTAGCTCAAATCTTCCAAGATATTGAAGAAACACAGTTCTTAAATAAATTATCATCTCAAGACCGACTTTTTTTTATTGGTGATACAGAGCCATTAGAATATATCAAAAACTTTTTTGAAAATCTTAAGCAAATAGATAACAATCATTATTGCCATCTATCAGCTTGTAATCTAGATAACATATTGGCTATTCCCCAAGGTTCTCAACAGTATAGGGCAATAGTCATAGTATCTTTCAAGAATGAAGCAGTACTATTTCAAGAAGTAAAACAAAAAGCTGATAAACTTAAAATAAACATTCCTACATTAAGACTTTTTGCCGATGTTTTTATTAATCATTTATGTAAACAAAAATTATGGCAATCTACCGTCGATCGCCTAGAAAAACCCAAAGTATCTTATGCTATCTTAACCACTCCTCGATCTGGCTCAACTTATTTCTGTGAGTTATTAGATTCTACTGGAATTGCTGGTCATCCATATGAACATCTAAGACTGGCTGCTCAAGAATTGACCCGCCATTGTAATTTTGATTATTTGAGATTGCTTTACAATTTAATGCGATACAGAACCACTAGCAATGGGGTTTTTGGAACAAAATTCATATCACATTTTTTATTTGAGTTTCAAAGAGCCAAACCGAATTTTAAGCAGATTTTCAGTTCTATTGATAAATATATTCTGCTTGTCAGAAAAGATAAAGTTGCCCAAGCAGTATCTTTAGTACTGGCTCAAAAAACTGAAATTTGGCATCTTCATAGTAATCTGAGTCAAAATAATCCTAATTATCAAGCGTACCAATCAAAACTAGGTGATATTGAAATTAATGATGTGTTGTTATCAGAGGTGGAACAAAAATTTCAGTTCATTCAAAATCAAGAAGCTCGTTTAAAAAAAATACTGACTGCCAATCAAATAGAGCCTTTAGTATTAGTATATGAAGATATTGTAGAAGCTCCAGAATTGCAAATAAATCGTATTTTAAATTTTCTCGAAATAGAGAAACCAGAACAATACCAGATGCGTATAAGTTCTGGTATCAAAAAAATGCCTTCAAATATTTCTCAAGAAATTATTCGCCAATTCAAACAAAGAAAAAGCACTGTGTGTTAA
- a CDS encoding nuclear transport factor 2 family protein → MTNPLDKQAVLAANQAFYDAFSHKDIESMNLLWWQGTTSLCVHPGGQVLRGWKTIQSSWSSIFKNTDSLEIDIEVVKIEVDHALAYVLVREVVLQSSRGRKIKAPSMATNIFQKMAQKWFLVHHHGSPIMR, encoded by the coding sequence ATGACCAATCCATTAGATAAACAAGCGGTTTTAGCAGCAAATCAAGCTTTTTACGACGCTTTTTCCCATAAAGACATTGAAAGTATGAACCTTTTGTGGTGGCAAGGCACGACTAGTTTGTGCGTTCATCCAGGGGGACAAGTTCTTAGGGGATGGAAGACAATTCAAAGCTCTTGGTCATCGATCTTTAAGAATACTGATTCCTTGGAAATAGACATAGAAGTCGTCAAGATCGAAGTTGACCATGCCCTTGCCTATGTTCTTGTCCGAGAGGTCGTATTGCAGTCAAGCCGAGGACGAAAAATTAAGGCACCATCAATGGCGACTAATATTTTTCAGAAGATGGCACAAAAATGGTTTTTGGTTCACCATCATGGCAGTCCCATTATGCGCTAG
- a CDS encoding LapA family protein, with translation MTLKLPLTSLGHWKETMFLIALRLIILVAIAYLFGLLVAWLFSIFNADNGGNDFRGDDPDTPKPPQPGKTLEQNKGKKRLVEVDESYYLEEFDLNNKQ, from the coding sequence TTGACACTAAAGCTTCCTTTAACTTCTCTGGGACACTGGAAAGAAACCATGTTTTTAATAGCACTTAGACTGATTATCCTTGTTGCGATCGCCTATTTATTCGGTCTTCTAGTTGCTTGGTTGTTCTCAATATTTAATGCAGATAACGGTGGTAATGATTTTAGAGGCGACGATCCTGACACTCCCAAACCACCTCAACCAGGAAAAACCTTAGAGCAAAATAAGGGGAAAAAACGCTTAGTGGAAGTTGATGAGTCTTATTATCTTGAAGAATTTGATCTCAACAACAAACAGTAA
- a CDS encoding branched-chain amino acid ABC transporter permease, translated as MVGYLVFLTIYIGLYALFALGLNLQWGYAGLINFGHVAFMTVGAYTTVLLSSQGFPLIIAVIVGIAIAALLGLLIGMSTLRLREDYLAIVTIGVSELLRLIALNEEWLTKGSFGIQRYPLPLDRFDPNLFQKYLLIGIFTLLAIFAAWQLWRGLQSQWREGRAIQNKSSQPAKLFSLIIWGILGLGIILAIYINGTIALWDYNYKAGLMLLVLLTVAIVYWGLELLVKSPWGRVLKAIREDEEIARALGKNVFWYKLQAFMLGGAIAGVAGAFYAWQLTTVYPSNFQTLVTFNVWTMVVLGGAGKNPGAILGAIIFWGYDALTRFYLPKLGWFDSSGQGAFRVMVIGLILMLLMIWRPQGILGKKEELTLER; from the coding sequence ATGGTTGGTTATTTAGTTTTTTTAACTATTTACATTGGGTTATATGCCTTGTTTGCCTTAGGATTGAATTTACAGTGGGGTTATGCTGGCTTAATTAATTTTGGTCATGTAGCGTTTATGACAGTTGGAGCTTACACCACCGTGCTGCTGAGTTCCCAAGGCTTTCCTTTGATAATAGCTGTTATCGTCGGAATTGCGATCGCCGCTTTGCTAGGATTATTAATTGGGATGTCTACCCTAAGACTGCGGGAAGACTATCTGGCTATTGTTACTATTGGAGTCTCTGAATTATTACGTCTAATCGCTCTTAATGAAGAATGGTTAACTAAAGGATCTTTTGGTATTCAACGCTATCCTTTACCTCTAGATCGCTTTGATCCTAATTTATTTCAGAAGTATTTATTAATCGGTATTTTCACTTTATTGGCAATTTTTGCCGCTTGGCAATTGTGGCGAGGTTTACAATCTCAGTGGCGTGAGGGCAGAGCCATCCAGAATAAGAGCTCTCAACCAGCCAAACTATTTAGCCTCATTATCTGGGGTATTTTGGGTCTGGGGATAATTTTAGCCATTTATATTAATGGTACTATTGCTCTCTGGGACTACAACTACAAAGCTGGCTTAATGCTATTAGTTTTGCTAACGGTGGCAATAGTTTATTGGGGACTAGAGCTATTGGTCAAATCCCCTTGGGGAAGAGTATTAAAAGCAATTCGGGAAGATGAAGAAATAGCCAGAGCTTTAGGTAAAAATGTATTTTGGTATAAGCTACAAGCATTTATGTTAGGAGGCGCGATCGCCGGAGTTGCTGGAGCATTTTACGCTTGGCAATTAACTACTGTTTACCCCAGTAATTTTCAGACTTTAGTCACCTTTAATGTTTGGACAATGGTGGTTTTGGGTGGTGCTGGAAAAAACCCTGGGGCAATTTTAGGCGCGATCATCTTTTGGGGCTATGATGCCCTAACCCGATTTTATTTACCTAAATTGGGTTGGTTCGATAGTTCTGGACAGGGAGCATTTCGCGTGATGGTAATTGGATTGATTTTAATGCTCCTGATGATTTGGCGACCTCAAGGAATTCTAGGTAAAAAAGAAGAATTAACCCTAGAAAGATAA